The DNA window GGACGAGACGCGGCGGTGGACGGCGCACGTGCTGGAGTGCCCCGCCTCGGATGTCGCGTCTCTGTCGCGTTTGCTCTGGCAGAAGACACGCGGCAACCCGTTTTTCCTGGAGCAGCTCCTGCTCTCGCTGCATCGCCGAGGCCACGTGCGGCGGGATCGGGAGGGCGGCGCGTGGTCCTGGGATCAGGCGGCGATCGAGCACGCCGACGTGACGGACAACGTGATTCACCTGCTCACGCGCGAGATCGCGACGATGCCGGCGGAGACGCGGAAGCTGCTCGGCTTCGCCGCGTGCGCCGGGCACGTGTTCCAGCTCCAGGACCTCGAGCGGCTGAGCGGGCTCTCCCCCGAGGTGGTGACCGGCGCGCTCTGGCCCGCGCTGCGCGAGGAGCTCGTGGTGCCGGTGGGCGCGGACTACCGCCTGGAGCTGGCGCTGCCCGGCGAGGACACGCGGCGCGGGCGAGCCACGTACCGCTTCCTGCACGATCGCGTGCAACAGGCGAGCTACGAGGGCCTCTCCGCCGACGAACGCGAGAGGGCGCACCGGGAGATCGGAGAGCGCTTGCTCACGCGTCACCGCGCCGAGGGGGGATCGGCGCAGAGCCTGCTCGAGCTCGTCCGCCACGCGAACCTGGGCGCGCGGCTCGCGACGGACGACGAACGCAAGGAGCTCGCGCGGCTGAACCTCGAGGCCGCCCGCGCGGCGAAGGCCGCCGGCTCGCACCGGCTCTTCGCGAGCCTGCTCGACACGGCGCGATCGCTGCTCGGCGAAGCGGGGGCCGCGGCGGAGCCTGCGCTCGCCGTGGAGATCACGATCGAGCGGATCGAAGCGGCGTACCTGCTGCGGGACTTCGACGACGTGGAGGCGTGGGCGACGGCGCTGCTCGTGTTGCCCCTGCCCGCGGCGGCGCGGCTCGCGGCCCACGAGGTGCGCGTCCGCTCGTGCCTGGCCACGAGCCAGTATGCCCGCGGGGTCGCGATCGGCCTCACGGCGCTCGCCGAGCAGGGCATCACGTTCCCCGAGGACGAAGAGAGCTGCCTCGCGGCGGTGATGGCCGAGTCGGCGGCGATCTCCGCGCGGTTCGACGCGGATCCCGGGGTCTTCGATCGGCTGCCGATCGACACGTCGGTGGAGAACCTCCTGCTCGACGCGATGCGCGCGCAGATGCTCCTCTGCGGCGCGCTCGGCGGGCGGCAGGCGCTCGGCATGCTCCAGCTCGTGCGGGTCGTCGCGCAGACGCTCGAGCGCGGCGCGATCACGCCCGTCGCGCCGCTCGTCATCAGCTCGTTCGGGCACCTCTGGTCGGCCCTCACCGGGCAGTACCGCGAGGCCGCGCGCTGGGTCGCGCCGGGGCAAGACGCCGCCCGGCGCGCCCGTTCGCCGTCGCTCGCCGAGTGTTTGTCGTATCAGGCCGTGTACACGACGTACTTCCGGCCGGTGGACGAGTCGCAGCCGATCCACGAGCAGGCGACGGCCACGGGGCTCCGGCTCGGCTCGGTCCAGGGGACGAGCTGGGGGCTCGGCAACGAGCTCTTCTCGTACCGGCTCTGGCGTGGCCAGCCGCTCGCCGCGGTCGAGGCGTTCCGGGCGACGAACCTGCCGATCATGCTGCGGGCCGGCGACACCCACGGCCGCAACCACTTCGAGCTCGCCGCCGCGTATTGCGCCGCGCTCATGGCCCCGACGCCCGAGCGCTTGCTCGCGGACGAGCCACTCGCGACGAGCTCGGGCGCGCTCGCGGCGGAGGGCGAACACATCGTCGCCGTGCACGCGCGTATCCTCGAGGCCTACGTCTTCCTCGTGGTGGGCAAGTACGACCGCGCGCTCGCGCGGATCCTCGAAGCCGACGCGGGCAAGGCGCTGCTCTATGGCCTCACGCCCGTCACGTACATCCCGCTCTGGCTCGCGCTCGCGGCGGCGCGGATGCTCGAGAGGACGACGGACGCCGAGGCGCGGCGCGGGCTCCTCGGCCACGTCGAGCGTGGGCTCGAGACGTGGCGGTACCTCGCGGAGGGGAACGCGGAGAACTTCCTCCACGGCCTGCGCCTGATCGAGGCCGAGCACGCCCGGGTGCACGGGCGGATCGAGGAGGCGATGGCCCGGTACGACGAGGCCATCTCGCGCGCCGCGCGGCAGGGGTTCCTGCACATCGCGGCCCTCGCGGCGCTGCTCGCCGCCGACATGCACGCGGACGCGGGCCGCGGGCGGATCGCCTCGACCTACTTCGTGATCGCGCGGGACGCTTGTGATCGGTGGGGCGCGCAGGCGCTCGTCGCCCACCTCGACGCGACGTACCCCGAGGTCCAGCGGGCAGGCCGCTCGCCGGCCACGTCCGCGGCGCTCATGACGAACCACACGACGACCACCACGGCCGGCACCCTGGCCCTGGAGCTCTCGACGGTGGTGCAGGCGGCGCAGGCGCTGTCGAGCGAGCTCGATCCGGATCGCGTGGTCGCCCGCTTGATGGAGCTCGTCCTCTCGAACGCGGGCGCCGAGCGTGGGGCGCTCTTGCTCGGCGACGGCGAGGCGCTGTCCGTCGTGGCGCGGCTCTCCGTGGAGGGGCCACGTATCGAGGCGGGCCTGTCCGAGCCGCTGGAGCGGAGCCGCGGCCTGGCGGTGACGGCGGCGCATTACGTGGCGCGGACGCGGGAGCCACTCGTGTCGAGCGACGCGGCCGCCGACACGCGTTTCGCGGGGGACGAGCACGTGGCGCGTGAGGGGATCCAGTCGATCCTCTGCTTGCCGCTGCGCCACCGCGCCCACCTCGTGGGCGTGCTCTACCTGGAGCACCGGACGCGGTCGGCGTTCCCGGCGTCCCGCGTCGAGCTCCTGTCGATCCTCGCGTCGCAGGCGGCGATCGCCGTGGAGAACGCGCTTCTCTACCGGGACCTGGAGACGAAGGTCGCCGAGCGGACGGCGGAGCTCCGGGTCGCCAAGGAGGCCGCCGATCGGGCGAACCAGGCGAAGAGCGCCTTCCTCTCGAACATGAGCCACGAGCTACGCACGCCGCTGAACGG is part of the Polyangium spumosum genome and encodes:
- a CDS encoding AAA family ATPase; the encoded protein is MKLGDYTLGELLYEGAETRVCRAIHAPSGARVVVKLPRPGAPRARVRGRLAHEHEVLARLVDVPGVVRSRGLVEEDGVPALVLADPGFRSLDRVLAERGRLPLASALALASGLARVLEGVHAAGVIHKDVKPQNVLVDEALEAAVLLDFGIASPLPREATAATVPEQLEGTLAYISPEQTGRTARALDARTDLYSLGVTLFEMLAGGRPFDGKDALALVHAHLAKSPPALDSVAPGVPAAVAAIVARLLEKEPDRRYRSARGVAEDLAVARRELAARGAVAPFELGTRDFSSEVRPPQVLIGREAELAHIEQAFEHAASGGVSLVLVGGPSGIGKTALVRAVHPKIAGAGRGTFVSGKHDQLARSTPLAAMAQAFGGLARQWLSSSDAALRSICDHLQSRVGDNVRLLADVVPELELVLGDVAPVPPALGDQVLHRQKLTWLAFVRTVTSFSEPLVMFLDDVQWADGATLVILEALLTDVESRSLLVVAAFRDNEAPPEHPLWKLVAAVEKGHAKVSRLSVRHLDEDETRRWTAHVLECPASDVASLSRLLWQKTRGNPFFLEQLLLSLHRRGHVRRDREGGAWSWDQAAIEHADVTDNVIHLLTREIATMPAETRKLLGFAACAGHVFQLQDLERLSGLSPEVVTGALWPALREELVVPVGADYRLELALPGEDTRRGRATYRFLHDRVQQASYEGLSADERERAHREIGERLLTRHRAEGGSAQSLLELVRHANLGARLATDDERKELARLNLEAARAAKAAGSHRLFASLLDTARSLLGEAGAAAEPALAVEITIERIEAAYLLRDFDDVEAWATALLVLPLPAAARLAAHEVRVRSCLATSQYARGVAIGLTALAEQGITFPEDEESCLAAVMAESAAISARFDADPGVFDRLPIDTSVENLLLDAMRAQMLLCGALGGRQALGMLQLVRVVAQTLERGAITPVAPLVISSFGHLWSALTGQYREAARWVAPGQDAARRARSPSLAECLSYQAVYTTYFRPVDESQPIHEQATATGLRLGSVQGTSWGLGNELFSYRLWRGQPLAAVEAFRATNLPIMLRAGDTHGRNHFELAAAYCAALMAPTPERLLADEPLATSSGALAAEGEHIVAVHARILEAYVFLVVGKYDRALARILEADAGKALLYGLTPVTYIPLWLALAAARMLERTTDAEARRGLLGHVERGLETWRYLAEGNAENFLHGLRLIEAEHARVHGRIEEAMARYDEAISRAARQGFLHIAALAALLAADMHADAGRGRIASTYFVIARDACDRWGAQALVAHLDATYPEVQRAGRSPATSAALMTNHTTTTTAGTLALELSTVVQAAQALSSELDPDRVVARLMELVLSNAGAERGALLLGDGEALSVVARLSVEGPRIEAGLSEPLERSRGLAVTAAHYVARTREPLVSSDAAADTRFAGDEHVAREGIQSILCLPLRHRAHLVGVLYLEHRTRSAFPASRVELLSILASQAAIAVENALLYRDLETKVAERTAELRVAKEAADRANQAKSAFLSNMSHELRTPLNGILGYAQILERSEGLSPKDRAGVGVIRKSGEHLLGLINEVLDLAKIEAGKVDFAPSPVHFPDFLPTVTSLCQVRAQQKGISFSCVQAGAPLAWVHVDPKRLTQVLLNVLGNAIKFTERGGVVLRVEAEAGAPGRRTVRFRVEDTGPGISKEDLVLIFEPFEQVGDKATRREGSGLGLAITKTLVERMGGRIEVESEVGRGSTFLLTLEVEELASPAAPQARPNPSAITGYRGERRRILLVDDNDDSLAWQHDLLGKLGFEVATAGDGAAAIEAAGKARPSLVVMDLMMPGVDGLEATRRLRATPAFRDLPIVACSASVSEEQRRRAHEAGCDVFLPKPIRIDVLLEALEKQLGITWIHAEGADAGPSEPRAEAASTKERPPAGTITTLLDLARRGRIRAVVEEARRLEAAEPAHGPWFAEVRALASSFQVPKLRELLGIDPPAG